A genomic stretch from Anaerolinea thermophila UNI-1 includes:
- a CDS encoding ABC transporter permease, with translation MKRLWLIAWKDLRLAFRDRAALLFLLIAPFALIMGMALISGRLTTPAGSNTGIRDIPVWIINEDGEELGNALVEVLTSTELADLLEPQVVQDVSAARQAVEEDRIAGVVRIPAGFTRSVIPVQSGNTWQPSPLVQIEFYANPARPTSAMILEAILREFLSRVEAGRIQGHTAILQMLQSGLASYDQIEAITRQMRQSVEKDESDTGLTLQVANQEVKEEVEFDIMAYMAPGMALMFLMFTASYGGRSFLAERRQHTLQRLLTTPASVAQIFGGKMLGVYLTGVAQLFILIGASTLIFGLKWGDALGVVVLVLCATFAATGWGLLITAFSRTPGQVSAIGSAVMLVFGILGGSFLNTEQFPPFLQTLARITPNAWGMDGFAILASGGGLTDLSYTLTGLLVMGGVLFAVSVWAFSRNRQLVQA, from the coding sequence ATGAAACGCCTCTGGTTGATTGCATGGAAAGACCTGCGGTTGGCATTCCGAGACCGTGCCGCCCTGCTTTTTTTACTGATCGCCCCCTTTGCGTTAATCATGGGAATGGCGTTAATCTCCGGGCGCCTGACTACCCCTGCCGGAAGCAATACGGGTATTCGCGATATTCCGGTATGGATTATCAATGAAGATGGAGAAGAACTGGGCAATGCCCTGGTGGAGGTGCTCACCTCGACAGAACTGGCTGATCTGCTGGAGCCGCAAGTGGTGCAGGATGTATCTGCCGCGCGCCAAGCGGTGGAAGAGGATCGAATTGCCGGCGTGGTACGTATTCCCGCGGGCTTCACCCGCAGTGTCATTCCTGTGCAAAGTGGCAATACCTGGCAGCCGTCCCCTCTTGTGCAGATTGAGTTTTACGCTAACCCTGCCCGCCCGACCAGTGCGATGATTCTCGAAGCCATTCTGCGGGAATTTCTCAGTCGGGTGGAAGCGGGACGTATTCAGGGGCACACAGCCATCCTCCAGATGCTTCAATCCGGGCTGGCTTCGTATGATCAGATCGAAGCCATTACCCGGCAGATGAGACAATCGGTGGAGAAAGATGAGAGCGATACGGGGTTGACCCTTCAGGTTGCAAATCAGGAAGTCAAAGAGGAAGTAGAGTTTGATATCATGGCGTACATGGCGCCGGGCATGGCGCTGATGTTTCTGATGTTCACTGCTTCCTATGGCGGGCGCTCCTTCCTTGCCGAGCGCCGCCAGCACACTTTACAGCGTCTGCTGACCACGCCTGCCAGCGTGGCACAGATTTTTGGCGGGAAGATGTTGGGGGTGTACCTGACCGGTGTGGCGCAATTGTTTATCCTCATCGGTGCCAGCACGCTGATTTTCGGCTTGAAATGGGGCGATGCGCTGGGGGTTGTGGTGCTGGTGTTATGCGCCACCTTTGCCGCTACCGGTTGGGGGTTGCTGATCACCGCCTTTTCCCGCACTCCCGGGCAGGTGAGCGCCATTGGCTCGGCGGTGATGCTGGTGTTTGGTATTCTGGGCGGCAGTTTTCTCAACACCGAGCAGTTTCCGCCTTTCCTGCAGACACTTGCCCGTATCACCCCCAATGCCTGGGGAATGGACGGCTTTGCCATTCTGGCAAGTGGAGGCGGGCTTACCGATTTATCCTACACACTCACCGGATTGCTGGTGATGGGCGGAGTGTTGTTTGCTGTGTCGGTGTGGGCGTTTTCGCGCAACCGTCAACTGGTGCAGGCATAG
- a CDS encoding ABC transporter permease, with translation MKKILAIIWKDVLLRFSSPVEWLFFLILPVVFTVVLSLGTPNENSDNRSILLVVDEAKTPLSREILQQLEKSPVVRPIETSRQDAEQRFRERKTLFWMLIPEGVSEERLQSGESLPLTFYEQPNQITALAVRRSVQEAIRTVTQSLQAAQFAVEQAESIRPFENENQRLAYFQEAHRLAVQLQEATPERLMVLRENAPDSIPYDPRTNSSAGQLITWVFIPLFGISVLMVSERESRTLARLMTTPTSSGTFLAGTILGQVLMALVQMALLVGFGIIALKVPWGREPLGLAVVLTAGALAAAAFGTFLGTLVRSSSQANNLSIMLGMVMALLGGCWYPLELFPPAVQNVVKILPTTWAMQGMLDLTLRAGSVQDIWLEAGVLLGFAAVFFALGIWRFRKQLA, from the coding sequence ATGAAAAAGATTCTGGCAATCATCTGGAAAGACGTTCTCTTGCGGTTTTCTTCGCCAGTCGAGTGGTTGTTCTTTCTGATCCTCCCTGTTGTGTTCACAGTGGTGCTTTCTCTGGGAACGCCCAACGAAAACTCCGATAACCGCTCGATATTGCTGGTAGTGGATGAAGCCAAAACTCCTCTGTCCCGCGAGATTTTGCAACAACTGGAAAAATCGCCGGTGGTACGCCCGATTGAAACCAGCCGCCAGGATGCCGAACAGCGTTTCCGGGAGCGCAAAACCCTCTTCTGGATGCTTATTCCAGAGGGGGTTTCTGAAGAGCGCCTGCAAAGCGGGGAGAGCCTGCCTTTGACTTTTTACGAACAGCCCAATCAAATCACCGCGCTGGCGGTACGCCGCTCGGTGCAGGAAGCCATTCGGACAGTCACTCAGAGCCTGCAGGCGGCGCAGTTTGCCGTAGAACAGGCGGAGAGCATTCGCCCGTTTGAGAATGAAAATCAGCGTTTGGCGTACTTTCAAGAGGCGCATCGGCTCGCCGTTCAACTGCAGGAAGCAACGCCTGAACGGCTGATGGTGCTGCGGGAGAACGCCCCTGATTCAATCCCCTACGATCCGCGCACCAATTCTTCTGCCGGGCAGTTGATTACCTGGGTGTTCATCCCTCTGTTTGGCATTTCGGTTTTGATGGTGTCTGAACGCGAAAGCCGCACCCTGGCGCGCCTGATGACCACGCCCACGTCTTCAGGAACATTCCTGGCAGGGACAATCCTTGGGCAGGTGCTGATGGCGCTGGTGCAAATGGCTCTGCTGGTTGGCTTTGGCATCATCGCCTTGAAAGTTCCTTGGGGCAGAGAGCCTCTCGGTCTGGCAGTCGTGCTCACGGCGGGCGCTTTGGCTGCCGCGGCGTTCGGTACGTTTTTGGGAACGCTGGTGCGTTCCAGTTCGCAAGCCAACAATCTCAGCATCATGCTGGGAATGGTGATGGCATTGCTGGGCGGGTGCTGGTATCCGCTGGAACTCTTCCCGCCAGCCGTGCAGAATGTGGTGAAGATTCTGCCCACTACCTGGGCAATGCAGGGCATGCTCGATTTGACCCTGCGGGCGGGGAGTGTGCAGGATATCTGGCTGGAAGCGGGGGTACTGCTGGGCTTTGCCGCAGTTTTCTTTGCGTTAGGCATCTGGCGCTTCCGCAAGCAGTTGGCATGA
- a CDS encoding NAD-dependent epimerase/dehydratase family protein, which translates to MKVCVVGGSGNISTSIVRLLVSLGHEVYCFNRGKSRPVPEGAKTLTGDRNDRETFEKMMQSYHFDAAIDMMCFTREDAESSVRAFRGVSHFVQCSTVCTYGIDYDWLPVTEDHPLRPITPYGRGKVEADHVFLEAYHREGFPVTIIKPSTTYGPIMGLPRQIAWDFSWIDRTRKGKPIVVCGDGNALHQFLHVDDAAPAFVYVLGRERCLGQVYNMVARGFTTWAEFHRTAAKVFGKEIELVGIPFADLKRMNVPEFGICEEIFAHHVIYSAEKLFRDVPEFQPRIRLEEGMAQVFEAMEREGRIPNSDALKWEDDIIARWKKIYQ; encoded by the coding sequence ATGAAAGTCTGCGTTGTGGGTGGAAGCGGCAATATCAGCACCAGCATTGTTCGCCTGCTGGTCTCGCTGGGACATGAGGTGTACTGCTTTAACCGCGGAAAAAGCCGTCCAGTTCCTGAAGGCGCAAAAACCCTGACTGGAGACCGCAACGACCGCGAAACCTTTGAAAAAATGATGCAGTCTTACCACTTTGATGCCGCTATTGACATGATGTGCTTTACCCGCGAGGATGCCGAGAGCAGTGTGCGCGCTTTCCGCGGGGTAAGCCATTTTGTGCAATGCTCTACCGTTTGCACCTATGGGATTGATTACGACTGGCTGCCGGTGACCGAGGATCACCCGTTGCGTCCCATCACCCCTTACGGACGCGGCAAGGTAGAAGCGGATCACGTCTTCCTGGAAGCCTATCACCGCGAAGGCTTCCCGGTGACCATCATCAAGCCGTCTACCACGTACGGTCCCATCATGGGGTTGCCGCGGCAAATTGCCTGGGATTTCTCATGGATTGACCGCACCCGCAAAGGTAAACCGATTGTGGTGTGTGGGGATGGCAACGCTCTGCATCAATTCCTGCATGTGGATGACGCTGCGCCGGCTTTCGTCTACGTGCTGGGGCGGGAGCGCTGTCTTGGGCAGGTGTACAACATGGTGGCACGCGGCTTCACCACCTGGGCAGAGTTTCACCGCACTGCCGCAAAGGTATTTGGAAAAGAGATTGAACTGGTGGGCATCCCCTTTGCCGACCTGAAACGCATGAATGTACCCGAATTTGGCATTTGCGAAGAGATTTTTGCCCACCACGTCATTTACAGCGCAGAAAAACTCTTCCGCGATGTACCCGAGTTCCAGCCGCGCATCCGCCTGGAAGAGGGAATGGCGCAGGTATTTGAGGCGATGGAGCGTGAAGGACGCATTCCCAACTCGGACGCCTTGAAGTGGGAAGATGACATCATCGCCCGCTGGAAAAAAATTTACCAGTAA
- a CDS encoding cold-shock protein, which yields MSERIIGTVKWFNSEKGYGFISRENGPDVFVHYSAIEGNGYRSLNEGQTVEFKVEKGPKGLQASQVTVR from the coding sequence ATGTCAGAACGCATCATCGGTACAGTCAAGTGGTTCAACAGCGAAAAAGGCTACGGCTTCATTTCCCGCGAGAACGGTCCGGACGTCTTTGTCCACTACAGCGCCATTGAAGGCAATGGTTACCGCTCCCTCAACGAAGGGCAGACTGTGGAATTCAAGGTCGAAAAAGGGCCCAAGGGTCTGCAGGCTTCTCAGGTAACCGTTCGCTAA
- the surE gene encoding 5'/3'-nucleotidase SurE encodes MHIMVTNDDGINAPGLLALANAMKPLGQVSVLAPERNWSSSGHVRTLDRPLRVKSVQMDHELTGHACDGAPSDCVALANAGFFNEKVDLVISGINSSANLGHDVTYSGTVTAAMEAAIWGIPAIAFSLDIPETLETPPDYSTAARVAREIVAATIQYGLPPHLLLNVNIPYLPFEEIRGVQITRMGLRVYHDQLDRRLDPRGRPYYWTIGGSPTGVPERGTDIGAIHEGYVSVTPLQLDLTAFHFIPEMNTWQWNGLSSKGS; translated from the coding sequence ATGCACATCATGGTCACAAATGACGACGGCATCAATGCTCCGGGCTTGCTGGCACTGGCAAATGCCATGAAACCCCTGGGGCAGGTCAGTGTACTTGCGCCGGAACGTAACTGGTCTTCGTCCGGACACGTGCGCACGCTGGACAGGCCCTTACGGGTGAAAAGCGTTCAAATGGATCACGAACTGACCGGGCACGCCTGTGATGGCGCACCCTCCGATTGTGTGGCGCTGGCAAACGCCGGATTTTTTAACGAAAAAGTCGATCTGGTCATCTCAGGCATTAACTCTTCTGCCAATCTGGGACACGATGTGACCTACTCCGGCACAGTCACTGCCGCCATGGAAGCGGCTATCTGGGGCATTCCCGCTATTGCCTTCAGCCTGGATATTCCGGAAACACTGGAAACACCTCCCGATTATTCCACTGCGGCGCGGGTTGCTCGTGAAATTGTCGCTGCCACCATCCAGTACGGCTTACCCCCGCACCTCTTGCTGAATGTCAATATCCCCTACCTCCCCTTCGAGGAAATTCGTGGGGTACAAATTACCCGCATGGGATTGCGGGTGTATCATGATCAACTGGATCGGCGGCTGGATCCCCGTGGACGACCGTATTACTGGACTATCGGCGGCAGTCCTACCGGCGTCCCTGAACGCGGCACCGACATCGGCGCCATCCATGAAGGGTACGTCAGCGTGACCCCGCTGCAACTGGACCTGACCGCCTTTCACTTCATCCCGGAAATGAATACCTGGCAGTGGAATGGGCTGTCTTCTAAAGGCAGTTAA
- a CDS encoding homocitrate synthase/isopropylmalate synthase family protein: MVEILDSTLREGEQTPYVNFTVEEKVEIARLLDRVGVEMIEAGDPSVSPSVFEAVRRIASLGLRAEIVAHSLATRSGIEKAHACGVQRVVVFYPTSRIHLEAKMGKGEEEALHTIVEHVRFARSLGLKVRYTPEDASRTDFEFLVRACNSAIEAGADRISFADTLGILRPHEMFQRITELKKRLLPCRIDLHCHNDYGLALANALEGIRAGADCIHTTVNGMGERTGIPDLAETVLALHNLMGIQRYDVRALPQLSAYVERVSGFFLAPNKPITGLNAFSHKSGVHTNGVLKDPRTYESIDPAILGRERRIVIDKYTGKRAVAARLAEYGVEVDGEALEQIVEEIKRVGDERKILHDADIVEIAEQVTGKRYDIFPREIHAIVMVSVESHVYTGTVVRRLKNLKYVSSVYEITGEQDIAAYIKVPNTLELNNFIEELRAMSGVKQTETRVVLKKHAENGFA; encoded by the coding sequence ATGGTGGAAATACTGGACAGCACTTTAAGAGAAGGAGAGCAAACCCCATATGTCAACTTCACCGTTGAGGAGAAGGTGGAAATTGCCCGCCTTCTGGATCGGGTGGGGGTGGAGATGATCGAAGCAGGCGATCCCAGTGTCTCTCCCAGTGTGTTCGAAGCCGTGCGGCGCATTGCCTCGCTGGGACTGCGTGCCGAGATCGTGGCACATTCTCTGGCAACCCGTTCGGGCATCGAGAAAGCCCATGCCTGCGGTGTTCAGCGGGTTGTGGTGTTTTATCCCACTTCTCGCATTCATCTGGAAGCCAAGATGGGCAAAGGGGAAGAAGAAGCCCTTCATACGATTGTAGAACATGTGCGCTTTGCCCGCAGTTTGGGATTGAAGGTGCGCTATACCCCGGAAGACGCTTCCCGCACCGATTTTGAGTTTCTGGTGCGGGCTTGCAACAGCGCCATTGAAGCCGGGGCTGACCGCATCAGTTTTGCCGATACCCTGGGGATTTTGCGCCCGCATGAGATGTTCCAGCGTATCACCGAGTTGAAGAAGCGCTTGCTCCCCTGCAGGATAGATTTGCACTGCCATAACGATTACGGTTTGGCGCTTGCCAATGCTCTGGAGGGCATCCGTGCGGGTGCGGATTGCATCCATACCACCGTCAATGGTATGGGCGAGCGCACCGGCATTCCCGATCTGGCAGAGACGGTGCTGGCGCTTCACAACCTGATGGGTATTCAGCGCTACGATGTGCGCGCTTTGCCGCAACTTTCGGCGTACGTGGAGCGCGTTTCCGGGTTCTTCCTGGCGCCGAACAAACCCATCACCGGTTTGAATGCCTTTTCACACAAATCCGGCGTGCACACCAATGGGGTGCTCAAAGACCCGCGCACCTATGAGAGCATTGACCCGGCAATACTGGGGCGCGAGCGGCGTATTGTCATTGACAAATACACCGGCAAGCGGGCGGTAGCGGCGCGTCTGGCAGAGTATGGCGTGGAGGTGGACGGCGAAGCCCTGGAACAAATTGTCGAAGAAATCAAACGGGTTGGAGATGAGCGCAAAATCCTTCATGATGCCGATATCGTCGAGATTGCCGAACAGGTGACCGGCAAACGTTACGATATCTTTCCGCGCGAGATTCATGCTATCGTGATGGTTTCGGTGGAATCTCATGTCTATACCGGAACGGTAGTGCGCCGCCTGAAAAACCTCAAGTACGTCTCCAGTGTGTATGAAATAACCGGCGAACAGGATATTGCCGCGTACATCAAGGTGCCCAACACCCTGGAACTGAACAACTTTATTGAAGAACTCCGCGCCATGTCGGGAGTCAAACAGACCGAGACGCGGGTGGTGCTGAAAAAACATGCTGAAAATGGTTTCGCTTAG
- a CDS encoding 3-isopropylmalate dehydratase large subunit, which produces MGTLVEEIFSRRAGRSVRAGEIILLDVDTIMSHDNTTPLAIKAFREIGKPIRNPDQIVIHFDHAYPAPNLLAAENQQKILRFMREQGIRHFYHHGVCHQVMIEEGFVRPGGVVIGADSHTVTYGALGCFSTGLGSSEIGAAWVTGKCWFRTPETILIRLEGQTAPGVYSKDVMLYLAGVLGMDGATYRALEFEGSYIRNLPMHERLVFSNMSVELGAKCGLIAPDEITLQYLAQETRAQPPFEVFRAEQPRYERVVEIDVSGLEPQIACHPDVDQVKPLREVEGLPIDEVYIGTCTNARYEDLEIAAGILRGRQVHRFTRVLVTPASQTIYEKAMQNGLIEVFLQAGCTVNAPGCGACLGRHGGVLAPGERAFTTMNRNFIGRMGSSEAEIYLGSPAAAAATALEGRITDPRKYL; this is translated from the coding sequence ATGGGAACGCTGGTAGAAGAAATTTTTTCCCGCCGTGCGGGCAGATCGGTGCGAGCCGGGGAAATCATCTTGCTGGATGTGGACACCATCATGAGCCATGACAACACCACTCCCCTGGCAATCAAAGCCTTTCGGGAAATTGGTAAGCCCATTCGAAATCCGGATCAGATTGTCATCCACTTTGATCACGCCTACCCGGCACCCAATCTGCTGGCGGCAGAGAATCAGCAGAAAATTTTGCGCTTCATGCGTGAGCAGGGTATCCGGCACTTTTACCATCACGGGGTGTGTCATCAGGTGATGATTGAAGAGGGTTTCGTGCGTCCCGGAGGGGTGGTGATCGGCGCCGACTCCCACACGGTCACCTATGGCGCACTGGGCTGTTTCTCCACCGGACTTGGATCGAGCGAAATCGGTGCCGCGTGGGTTACTGGCAAGTGCTGGTTCCGTACTCCGGAGACCATTTTGATTCGCCTGGAAGGACAAACAGCACCCGGCGTTTACAGCAAAGATGTGATGCTGTACCTGGCGGGGGTGCTGGGAATGGACGGCGCTACCTATCGAGCGCTGGAGTTCGAAGGCTCGTACATCCGAAATCTGCCCATGCATGAACGCCTGGTATTTTCCAACATGTCCGTAGAACTGGGGGCAAAGTGTGGACTGATTGCTCCCGACGAAATTACCCTGCAGTATTTGGCGCAGGAAACTCGCGCCCAGCCCCCGTTTGAGGTGTTTCGGGCTGAACAGCCCCGTTATGAAAGGGTAGTCGAGATCGATGTGAGTGGTCTGGAGCCGCAGATTGCCTGCCATCCGGACGTGGATCAGGTCAAACCCTTGCGCGAAGTGGAGGGCTTGCCCATTGATGAAGTGTATATCGGTACCTGTACCAATGCGCGCTATGAGGATTTGGAAATTGCCGCCGGGATATTGCGTGGCAGGCAGGTGCATCGCTTTACCCGGGTGCTGGTGACTCCTGCCAGTCAGACTATCTATGAAAAAGCCATGCAAAACGGACTGATCGAGGTTTTTCTGCAAGCCGGGTGCACGGTGAATGCGCCGGGGTGTGGTGCCTGTCTGGGCAGACACGGCGGCGTGCTTGCCCCGGGAGAACGCGCCTTTACCACCATGAACCGCAATTTTATCGGACGTATGGGCAGTTCAGAGGCCGAAATCTATCTGGGCAGTCCTGCCGCGGCGGCGGCGACTGCGCTGGAAGGGCGCATTACCGATCCGCGAAAATACCTGTAG
- a CDS encoding 3-isopropylmalate dehydratase small subunit yields the protein MGRAWKFGENLNTDEIIPARYNITIDEKELAAKAFCEIRPEFAAQVQPGDVIVAGRNFGCGSSREHAAVAIRGTGVQCVIAPSFARIFFRNAINIGLPILECPQAVEIEDGDQIEVNLSRGEIRNLSQGKVYPANPLPAFVLKIVEAGGLVRFLREHDIEELTS from the coding sequence ATGGGAAGGGCTTGGAAATTTGGCGAAAATTTGAATACCGATGAAATTATCCCGGCACGTTACAACATTACCATTGACGAGAAAGAACTGGCGGCAAAGGCTTTTTGTGAAATTCGTCCGGAGTTTGCCGCTCAGGTTCAACCGGGGGATGTCATTGTCGCCGGGAGAAACTTCGGTTGTGGTTCATCACGCGAGCATGCCGCTGTTGCCATCCGCGGCACGGGCGTTCAGTGTGTGATTGCCCCTTCATTTGCGCGCATATTCTTCCGCAACGCCATCAATATTGGTTTGCCGATTCTGGAATGCCCTCAGGCGGTCGAGATTGAGGACGGCGACCAGATTGAAGTGAATTTGAGCCGCGGCGAAATTCGCAATCTCTCCCAGGGGAAGGTTTACCCTGCCAACCCCTTGCCGGCATTTGTGCTCAAAATTGTGGAAGCCGGCGGATTGGTGCGCTTTTTACGCGAACACGACATTGAGGAATTGACATCATGA
- a CDS encoding isocitrate/isopropylmalate dehydrogenase family protein codes for MKIYRIALLGGDGIGPEVIRAARRVLEALPLCWEWLEGEIGWGAYQRWGDPLPSETLTLIRQADATLFGAVTTPPDVPNYRSPVLRMRQELDLFANLRPCRSIPHPISRPDVHLLVVRENTEDLYVGRERLEENGETAVAEMVITRRASARIMRIACEQARQRRLPRVTLVHKANVLRQTSGLFRRVALEVGAEYPDLQVDEMLVDTCAMELIRAPQSFGVIVTTNLFGDILSDEASMLVGGLGLACSANIGEHTAVFEPVHGSAPALAGKNLANPLAAIGSAAMMLDYLGEDRWARCVELVIHRVIADRQVTPDLGGTLGTQDVAEAVIRYLQYVEEVEP; via the coding sequence ATGAAGATTTATCGAATTGCTTTACTGGGCGGCGATGGTATTGGTCCGGAAGTCATCCGTGCTGCACGGCGGGTGCTGGAGGCACTGCCCCTTTGCTGGGAGTGGCTGGAAGGTGAGATTGGCTGGGGCGCGTATCAGCGCTGGGGTGACCCATTGCCCTCCGAGACTCTGACGCTTATTCGGCAAGCTGATGCTACCCTGTTTGGCGCAGTGACCACCCCACCTGATGTGCCGAATTACCGCTCGCCGGTGTTGCGGATGCGCCAGGAACTGGATTTATTTGCCAACCTGCGCCCGTGCCGTTCCATCCCACACCCCATTTCCCGTCCGGATGTTCATCTGCTGGTGGTGCGCGAAAACACCGAAGACTTGTACGTGGGGCGGGAGCGTTTGGAAGAGAATGGGGAAACGGCTGTGGCTGAGATGGTGATTACCCGCCGGGCTTCGGCGCGCATCATGCGTATAGCCTGCGAACAGGCACGTCAGCGCAGACTGCCCCGCGTGACCCTCGTTCATAAAGCCAACGTGTTGCGCCAGACCAGCGGGCTTTTCCGGCGGGTGGCACTGGAAGTAGGTGCGGAGTACCCTGACCTTCAGGTGGATGAAATGCTGGTAGATACCTGCGCTATGGAGTTGATACGCGCTCCCCAATCCTTTGGAGTGATTGTCACGACTAACCTGTTCGGCGACATTCTCAGCGATGAAGCCTCCATGCTGGTGGGCGGTTTGGGATTGGCTTGTTCGGCAAATATTGGCGAACATACGGCGGTGTTTGAGCCGGTGCATGGCAGTGCTCCCGCGCTGGCAGGAAAGAATCTGGCAAACCCGCTGGCGGCAATTGGCAGTGCGGCGATGATGCTCGACTATTTGGGTGAGGACAGGTGGGCACGTTGTGTTGAATTAGTCATTCATCGGGTGATTGCTGACCGTCAGGTAACCCCAGACCTTGGTGGGACGCTGGGAACGCAGGATGTGGCTGAAGCAGTTATTCGTTATTTGCAGTACGTAGAAGAGGTTGAGCCATGA
- the lysX gene encoding lysine biosynthesis protein LysX, whose amino-acid sequence MIRVGFLFTRLRVEEKYLLEELTRRPGVDVVQINDGDTFFDIAHPPLGVDVLFERSVSYSRGLYISRIYAAHGVPVVNPPALAERCGDKYVTSQILVQAGIPTPRVLMAFSEEAALAACEEMGYPCVLKPVVGSWGRLLAKVNDRASAEAFIEHKATLGGVNHQIFYIQEYIEKPGRDIRAFVVGEEAIGAIYRNSENWITNTARGGQASNCPVTAELAEICARVAWAMGKGLLAIDLFETPQGLTVNEVNHTMEFRNSIATTGVDIPARMVDYVLSQVRSA is encoded by the coding sequence ATGATCAGGGTGGGCTTTTTATTTACCCGATTGCGGGTGGAGGAAAAATATCTGTTAGAAGAACTGACACGGCGTCCGGGTGTGGATGTGGTTCAAATTAACGATGGGGACACTTTTTTTGATATCGCTCATCCGCCTTTGGGCGTGGATGTGCTTTTTGAGCGTTCGGTTTCGTATTCGCGCGGGTTGTACATTTCCCGCATTTACGCCGCGCATGGCGTGCCGGTGGTCAACCCGCCGGCGTTGGCGGAGCGCTGTGGCGACAAGTACGTCACCAGCCAGATTCTGGTGCAGGCAGGCATTCCTACCCCCCGCGTGCTGATGGCTTTTTCCGAAGAAGCCGCACTGGCGGCATGCGAAGAAATGGGCTATCCCTGCGTGCTGAAGCCGGTGGTTGGCTCGTGGGGCAGACTGCTGGCAAAGGTCAACGATCGCGCTTCAGCAGAAGCCTTCATCGAGCATAAAGCCACCCTGGGTGGGGTCAATCACCAGATCTTCTATATTCAGGAATACATCGAGAAACCCGGCAGGGATATCCGCGCTTTTGTGGTGGGTGAAGAGGCTATTGGCGCTATCTACCGAAACTCGGAGAACTGGATTACCAACACTGCCCGCGGTGGTCAGGCATCTAACTGCCCGGTGACCGCAGAACTGGCAGAAATTTGCGCGCGCGTAGCCTGGGCGATGGGCAAAGGCTTGCTGGCAATTGACCTGTTTGAAACCCCGCAGGGGTTGACCGTCAACGAGGTCAACCATACCATGGAGTTTCGCAACAGCATTGCCACTACTGGAGTGGATATTCCCGCCCGCATGGTGGATTATGTACTCTCTCAGGTGCGGTCGGCTTGA